A stretch of DNA from Candidatus Atribacteria bacterium:
CTTAGGACCGGCAATAATTGATCAATTAGTAGAGAAGAGCTTCATTAAAAATATTTCAGATTTGTATTTTTTGAAAAGGAGTGATTTGCTTTCTCTTGAGCGGATGGGTGAGAAATCTGTTGATAATTTATTAGATGCTATTGAAAAGAGTAAAGAAAAATCTTTAGGTAACTTAATCTATGGTTTAGGTATACGTTATGTGGGAGACCATACGTCAGAAGTTATTACCAGATATTATTCTACCTTGGATAAATTGGGAAAAGCTAAATTAGAAGAATTAATTGAAATTAATGAAATTGGCCCCAAGATTGCAGAAAGTATCATTCTTTTCTTTAAAGAGAAGAAAAATATAGCAATTATTCAAAGGTTAAGAAGTGCTGGTTTAAATTTTAAGCAAGAAGAAGAGAAAACAAGTGAAGAAAAAGGAGCTCGGATATTAACCGGTAAGCAGTTTGTCTTAACCGGTACTTTAAAAGATTTTACCCGTAGCCAGGCGCAAGAAATAATCAGTAAATTGGGAGGTAGAGTCACCGGTAGTGTGACTAAAAAAACGGATTATGTAATTGCCGGCTTAGAACCGGGATCAAAATATCAAAAAGCACAAGAATTAGGGGTACATATAATGAATGAAGAGGAATTTAAAAAAATAATCAATAAAACAGTTAGCTAGTTATCAAATTTGTATTTTATTATTTAAACCAATTAACTAAATTCATGGAGGATATTATGGCTGAAAAAATAATCACTAAAAAAGAAGTAGAATATGTTGCTAGATTAGCTAAATTAGAGTTTAATGAAGAAGAAAAAGAAGAATTTACTTCTCAATTAAATTCCATTTTAGACTATTTCAAAAAATTAAATGAACTCGATACTGAAAGAATTAAGCCTACTGCTTATATTATCTCCATGCCCAACCTGCTAAATGAGGACAAGATTGAACCTTCTTTATCGCAAGATGAAGTCCTTTCCAATAGCCAATATGTTAAAGAAGGTTATTTCAAAGTACCAAGAATAATATAAGCTGTAATTTGAGTAAAGTAAAAGGAGGAATAGTAGTTGACCTTTAACCAATTAACTGCTCGCGAAGCTGTAGATTTAATTAAACAAAAGAAAATAACTGCTTATGAAGTCATACGAGATATTTTTAATCAGATAGATAAAGTAGATAATCTAATCAAAGCATTTCTTGTTACTAATCGAGAAGAAGCCTTAAAACAAGCTGAGGAAATAGATCGAAAAGTGAAAAAGGGAGAAACACTTCCTCCTTTGGCTGGTGTAGCTGTTGCCGTTAAGGATATTATAACTACTCGAGGAATAGAGACCACTTGCGGTTCCAGAATACTTAAAGGTTTCATCCCACCCTACAATGCTACCGTAATAACTAAATTAAAGAAGGCGGGAGCAATAATAATAGGAAAAACCAATATGGATGAGTTTGCTATGGGTTCATCCAATGAAAATTCTGCTTTTGGCCCCACCTATAATCCCTGGGATTTGGAAAGAGTTCCCGGTGGTTCAAGTGGCGGTTCAACTGTGGCAGTAGCTGCCGATGAGACCTTGGTTGCTTTGGGTACGGATACGGGAGGTTCCATTCGGCAACCGGCATCTTTCTGCGGAATAGTGGGGTTAAAACCAACTTACGGAAGAGTCTCTAGGTATGGTTTGATTGCTTACGCCTCATCTTTAGATCAAATAGGGCCTATTACCAAAGATGTGACCGATTGTGCTCTGCTAATGAAAATTATTGCCGGCCATGACCGCAGAGATTCTACTTCCGCAAATTTAGAAGTTCCTGATTATTTAAAATCTTGTCAGGAAGGAATAAAGGATTTGAAAATAGGTATTCCGAAGGAATATTTTATAGAAGGAATAGACCCGGAAATAAAGGCTGCATTGGATAAAGCTTTGAAAATATTTGAGAAATTGGGAGCAAATATTGAAGAAGTGTCATTACCTCACACTGAATATTCCCTGCCTACCTATTATTTAATTGCCACAGCAGAAGCGAGCTCAAATTTAGCGCGGTATGATGGAGTGCAATATGGTTATAGAGCAGAAGAATATGAAGATTTATCTTCTATGTATCAGAAAACCAGAAGTAAAGGTTTTGGAAGTGAAGTAAAAAGGAGAATTATGTTAGGTACCTATGCCTTGAGTTCGGGTTATTATGATGCTTATTATTTGAAAGCGCAGAAGGTGCGTACTCTAATAAAAGAAGATTTTGATAGAGCATTTAATCAATTCGATATTCTTATTACTCCGACTTCACCTACCCCTGCTTTTAAGTTGAATGAAAAGGTATCAGATCCCTTAACCATGTATTTATCTGATATTTTTACCCTTCCTATTAATTTAGCCGGTATACCCGCAATTTCTCTTAATTGTGGATACAGTAAAAGTAATCTGCCTATAGGCTTACAAATTATCGGCGGATATTTTAGTGAAGAGACTCTACTTCGAGCAGCCTTCAATTTTGAACAAAATAATAGGGTAGAAAAGAAGAAGCCATTGATGAAACTGGCAGAACATAAGGAGATAAAAGAATGAAAGAAGAGATAGTAATCGGTTTAGAGATCCATATTCAATTGATGACTAAAGCAAAAATGTTCTGTCATTGCAGTACTGATTACATTGGAAAAGATCCCAATACCAATATTTGTCCGGTATGTTTGGGTTTACCCGGTTCACTTCCCGTACTGAATAAAAAAGTATTAGAATTTGCGGTCAGAACAGCCGTGGCTTTAAATTGTGAAATAAATCAAATTAGCAGATTTCACCGTAAAAATTATTTTTACCCCGATTTACCCAAAGCTTATCAGATATCTCAATATGATCTTCCTTTGGGTAGAAATGGATATATGGATATATTTCTCCCTAAAAGCAGAGAAAGTAGCAGAATTGGTATTACTCGAGTTCATATAGAAGAAGACGCCGGAAAACTAGTTCACGAGGGAGATATTACTTCTTCCTCTTACTCTCTGGTAGACTATAACCGTTGTGGGATACCTTTGGCTGAGATTGTAACAGAACCTGACTTTCGTTCTCCCGAAGAAGCTCGAATTTTCTTGATACAATTAAGAAGTATGGTCCAACATTTAGGAGTATGCGATGGAAACATGGAAAAAGGATCGATGCGTTGCGATGCAAATATTTCTCTAAGAAATACAAAATCAACTACTTTGGGTACCAAAGTAGAAATAAAGAATATGAATTCCTTTAAGGCAGTTAAAAAAGCCTTGCAATTTGAAGTAGATCGCCAAAAGATGCTCTTGAAAGAGGGAATAGAGATTATTCAGGAAACCAGACACTGGGATGAATCAAAGAATGTTACGGTCTCAATGCGGAGTAAAGAAGAAGCTCATGATTATCGTTATTTCCCTGAACCGGATCTCCTGCCGCTTAAATTAGATTCAAAAATGACTGATGAGATCAGAAAAAATCTTCCTGAATTACCTGAAGTGAGAAGAGAGAGATTCATTAAAGATTACCAAATTCCAACATACGACGCTGAAATACTCATTTCGAGTAAAGCGTTGGGAGATTTTTTTGATAAGGCTGCTTCATTATATTCTAATAGTAAAGTTCTAAGTAACTGGATTATGGGGGAATTAATACATTATTTGAATGAAAATAAAATAGAGATAGAGGATTCTCCTATTTCTCCGGAAAAATTAGTGGGGATGTTGAAATTAATCGATGAAAAAGTAATTAGCGGAAAGATGGCGAAGGGAATATTTGAAAAAATGTTCAAAACCGGGGAAAATGCCTCCAAAATCGTAAAAGAAAGCGGAATAATCCAGATCACCGATAAAAATGAATTATCTGAAGTAATAGACAGGGTAATTAGGGAAAATCCTGAATCAATAGAAGATTTTAATCAAGGGAAAGAAAAAGCCTTACATTATTTAGTAGGACAGGCTATGCGTTATACAAAAGGAAGAGCAAAACCCGATTTTGTCTTTAATACCCTAAAACAGAGATTAAAATAAAGATTATAAGGTTGTTTGTGATTATTTCTTTTTAAAAAGATTGAAAAATCTATCCTGATATTGTTCAAATATTCCCCAATTATCCAGTTCTTCTTTTAATTCTACCGGCTTTAATTCTCCTTGTTCCACTAACTTAAATAAAAATTCTATTTCCTCTCGGGCAGCAACCGGGATACCATATCTATCTTTGGAGACAACAGCTTGCCCCATATGGTTTATTCCTATATACCCTTTTCTTCTAAAATCAGGTACCTGAGCGGTAGTTACACTTCTCGCCATCATATCTAAAATAAACTTCGAAAGAGATACATCCCATAGGCCGGCTACCCCCTTAATAACAGCACAAAGGGAGTCTCCCTTTTTATTAATTTCATGATTAATATTTTCTGCTACAGCCACTAAAGGACCGGAAACGAAATTCATTTCGTCAAGTTCTTTGTTGACTTTAAATTTATATAGAATTCCAGCCAAATCAGGATATTGACTGGCCAGTATTTCAAAGGCTTTTTTTGCTTCACCACTAAATCCTTCTATTCTAAACATATAGGAAGGAGTTAGTAACTTAGGTTGGTACCAGCTTACTTTTCCTTCCCGGACTACTGTTTCTAAATTATCTTTGGTAAATTCAGAATAGACCGGTTCAGTCAGAACATAATAATGAATAATCGAAGAACCAAAAGTAGATATCAGCTGTTTTGGCCTTCTTAGTATCTCTGTATGTTCAAAAACATACCTTATTTTCTCATTCATATTCATTTTGAGCTCCTATCTAATTCGAAAAAATATTTAATTCTTTTTTTATTTCTTTATCCAATACGAAATATGCTATAAGAATTTTCCATAATTTCTGTTATATATTATCTTTTATCTTTGCGAGATACGATTACGAGATACTTATTGCTGTTCTGATTTCTATATCCTATCTTCCTATTTTCATTTCTTTATCATTCACTATTCACTAACGACTATTCACTATTTATTAATCAACATGACAAAAAAAATATTTTAATATATAATGTTACCGTTAATATTTTACTACAAACAGGGGGGTTGTGTCACCTTTTCATTCCATTTGAAAAATAATTATGGGGAATTGGTTAAATCATAACCTATTAAATCAAAAAAAAGAGAGAAGGGGATTATTATCAGAAAAATTATTATCGGAGTCATGGGCGGGGGAGAAATTGTTAATGCCGCTGATTATGAAGATGCCCGACGCTTGGGTGTCCTCATTGCCCAAGAAGGATGGGTTCTGCTAAATGGGGGAAGAGCTTCCGGAATTATGGAAGCCTCAGCCCGAGGGGCCAAAGAAAGCGGTGGGTTAACTATCGGTATTTTACCCGGGAATGATCCGACCTGGGCTTCTAAGTATATCGATATTCCCATATTAAGTGGTATAGGTTTTGCCCGGAATTACATCAATGTATTAACCAGCGAAGTAATAGTGGCTCTTTCCGGAAGAACAGGAACTATTTCAGAAATTGCATTAGCTCTAAATATTGGGAAAAAAGTGATCTCCTTAAATTTTGATTTGGGGACTTTGTTTAAAGAATATGAAGAGTCGAAACAATTGATCTATGCTAAAGAGCCTGAAGAAGTGATAGGTTTAATTAAAAAAATATTAAGCAGTGGTGGCAATAGGGGAGATAGAAGATATGTCTAAGATATTAATGAGGATAGATGGAGCCTGTTATCCCAATCCAGGAAATATGGCTATCGGGATAGTGATTTATAAAGACGGAGAATTACTGAGTAAAATAAGTGAGGCTATTGGTTACGGAACTAACAATATTGCTGAATATAGAGCTTTAATTAGGGGATTGGAAGAAATAAAAAAGCTCGGTGCCGAGAAAATAGATATATATTGCGATAGCCAACTATTGGTAAAACAGTTAAATAAAAAATACAAAGTTAAAAATACAGGAATTATCCCCCTATATAATCAGGTAGAAGAAATTGTTCGATCCATTCCGGGAAAAGTAAATTTCATTTGGAATAAAAGAGATGATAACACCCAGGCTGATAGTTTGGCAAAAAGAGCATTGACCGAAGAAGAGATTGCTAAAAGAGAAAGAGCTGCTCAAGAATTAAAGGTCGAACAAAAAGGTGGTTATTTTTTGGTTAGCAGTTCTAAACCGGGAAAGTATTATAAGGTTGATATAAATATCCCTCTATGTGAATGTGTAGATTTTTTA
This window harbors:
- the gatB gene encoding Asp-tRNA(Asn)/Glu-tRNA(Gln) amidotransferase subunit GatB, with amino-acid sequence MKEEIVIGLEIHIQLMTKAKMFCHCSTDYIGKDPNTNICPVCLGLPGSLPVLNKKVLEFAVRTAVALNCEINQISRFHRKNYFYPDLPKAYQISQYDLPLGRNGYMDIFLPKSRESSRIGITRVHIEEDAGKLVHEGDITSSSYSLVDYNRCGIPLAEIVTEPDFRSPEEARIFLIQLRSMVQHLGVCDGNMEKGSMRCDANISLRNTKSTTLGTKVEIKNMNSFKAVKKALQFEVDRQKMLLKEGIEIIQETRHWDESKNVTVSMRSKEEAHDYRYFPEPDLLPLKLDSKMTDEIRKNLPELPEVRRERFIKDYQIPTYDAEILISSKALGDFFDKAASLYSNSKVLSNWIMGELIHYLNENKIEIEDSPISPEKLVGMLKLIDEKVISGKMAKGIFEKMFKTGENASKIVKESGIIQITDKNELSEVIDRVIRENPESIEDFNQGKEKALHYLVGQAMRYTKGRAKPDFVFNTLKQRLK
- the gatC gene encoding Asp-tRNA(Asn)/Glu-tRNA(Gln) amidotransferase subunit GatC, which produces MAEKIITKKEVEYVARLAKLEFNEEEKEEFTSQLNSILDYFKKLNELDTERIKPTAYIISMPNLLNEDKIEPSLSQDEVLSNSQYVKEGYFKVPRII
- the gatA gene encoding Asp-tRNA(Asn)/Glu-tRNA(Gln) amidotransferase subunit GatA — encoded protein: MTFNQLTAREAVDLIKQKKITAYEVIRDIFNQIDKVDNLIKAFLVTNREEALKQAEEIDRKVKKGETLPPLAGVAVAVKDIITTRGIETTCGSRILKGFIPPYNATVITKLKKAGAIIIGKTNMDEFAMGSSNENSAFGPTYNPWDLERVPGGSSGGSTVAVAADETLVALGTDTGGSIRQPASFCGIVGLKPTYGRVSRYGLIAYASSLDQIGPITKDVTDCALLMKIIAGHDRRDSTSANLEVPDYLKSCQEGIKDLKIGIPKEYFIEGIDPEIKAALDKALKIFEKLGANIEEVSLPHTEYSLPTYYLIATAEASSNLARYDGVQYGYRAEEYEDLSSMYQKTRSKGFGSEVKRRIMLGTYALSSGYYDAYYLKAQKVRTLIKEDFDRAFNQFDILITPTSPTPAFKLNEKVSDPLTMYLSDIFTLPINLAGIPAISLNCGYSKSNLPIGLQIIGGYFSEETLLRAAFNFEQNNRVEKKKPLMKLAEHKEIKE
- a CDS encoding TIGR00725 family protein codes for the protein MGGGEIVNAADYEDARRLGVLIAQEGWVLLNGGRASGIMEASARGAKESGGLTIGILPGNDPTWASKYIDIPILSGIGFARNYINVLTSEVIVALSGRTGTISEIALALNIGKKVISLNFDLGTLFKEYEESKQLIYAKEPEEVIGLIKKILSSGGNRGDRRYV